Part of the Subtercola frigoramans genome, GGGCGAATCGGGCTCGGGGAAGTCGACCGTCGCCAAGATGCTCCTGCGGCTCGAAGACGCGACGGCCGGCAAGATCCTGATCGACGGAACCGACACCGCGCCACTCAAGGGGCGCGAACTGCTCGCGCTGCGCAGAAAGATGCAGCCTGTCTTCCAGGATCCCTACGGCTCGCTCGACCCGCTCCGCAACATCGGCAACACCATCAGTGAACCGCTGCACACCCACAGGGTCGGTGACGCACAGTCGCGCCGTGACAGGGTGCACGAGCTGCTCGACCAGGTTTCGTTGCCGCGCACCCTGTCGACCCGGTACCCGAACGAGCTCTCTGGTGGCCAGCGCCAGCGCGTCGCGATCGCACGTGCCCTGGCGCTCAAACCCGACATCGTCATTCTCGACGAGGCCGTATCGGCGCTGGATGTGCTTGTGCAGGCCCAGATCCTGCAACTGTTGTCTGACCTGCAGACCGAACTCGACCTCACGTATCTCTTCATCACGCACGACCTCGCGGTCGTGCGGGTGATCGCTGACAACGTCTGCGTCATGCAGCGCGGAAAGATCGTCGAGAAGGCCACAACGAACGAGGTGTTCGACAACCCGCGCATGGATTACACTAAAGAGTTGCTGAACGCGATCCCCGGGGCCGGAATCGCCCTCGGAGTTTAACGCCGCGTTCACAACCTGCGTGTATTCTCCTGCTGGGCGAGCCCCGGCGAAGAACACAATCCTGAGGGCGTCGCTGCCCCAACCCGTTTATTCGTCGGGCTCGCCACCAGTTTGAGTCCGCATTACATTGAGGACGATCATCCATGGCGTCAGCCACCCGCGATGACCTACGTAACGTAGCCATTGTTGCCCACGTCGACCACGGCAAGACCACGCTTGTCGACGCGATGCTCAAGCAGACCAACTCCTTCGACGCCCACTTCGAGGGCGAAGACCGCATGATGGACTCGAATGACCTGGAACGCGAAAAGGGCATCACCATCCTCGCGAAGAACACCTCGGTGCTCTACAGCGGAAAGCACGCGAATGGCAAGAACATTGTCATCAACGTGATCGACACCCCGGGCCACGCCGACTTCGGCGGTGAGGTCGAGCGCGGCCTCTCCATGGTCGACGGTGTTGTGCTGCTCGTCGACGCTTCTGAGGGCCCGCTGCCGCAGACGCGCTTCGTGCTGCGCAAGGCGCTCGAGGCGAACCTCCCGGTCATCCTGCTGGTCAACAAGACAGACCGGCCGGATGCCCGGATCGACGAGGTCATCGCCGAGAGCCAGGACCTGTTGCTCGGCCTCGCCTCTGACATGTCAGATGATCACCCCGACCTCGATCTCGATGCCGTGCTCGACGTGCCCATCGTCTATGCCTCGGGCCGTGCCGGCGCCGCGTCGAACAACAAGCCCGAGAACGGTACGCTGCCCGACAACGACGACCTCGAGCCCCTCTTCGAGGCAATCCTGAAGCACGTTCCAGCGCCCGTCTACGATGACGAGCACCCGCTGCAGGCGCACGTCACCAACCTCGACGCTTCCCCGTTCCTCGGGCGCCTCGCGCTGCTTCGCATCTTCAACGGCCACATCAAGAAGGGCCAGCAGGTCGCCTGGGTGCGCCACGATGGTTCCGTTCAGAACGTCAAGCTCACCGAACTGCTCATCACGAAGGCTCTCACCCGCTTTCCGACGGAGACGGCCGGCCCCGGTGACATCGTCGCCATCGCCGGTATCGAGGAGATCACCATCGGTGACACGATCAGTGACCCCGAAGACGTGCGCCCCCTGCCGATCATCACGGTCGACGACCCTGCCATCTCGATGACGATCGGCACGAACACGTCGCCGATGATCGGCCGCACCAAGGGCTCGAAGGTCACCGCCCGCATGGTGAAGGATCGCCTCGACCGCGAGCTGGTCGGTAACGTCTCGCTGAAGGTCGTCGACATCGGTCGCCCTGACGCGTGGGAGGTTCAGGGCCGTGGAGAACTCGCCCTCGCCATCCTCGTGGAGCAGATGCGCCGCGAAGGCTTCGAACTCACCGTCGGCAAGCCGCAGGTGGTCACCAAGCAGGTCAACGGCAAGACCCACGAACCGTTCGAGCACCTCACGGTCGACGCGCCCGAGGAATTCCTCGGCGCGATCACCCAGCTTCTCGCCTCGCGCAAGGGCATGATGGAGACCATGCAGAACCACGGCACCGGCTGGGTTCGCATGGAGTTCATCGTTCCGTCCCGTGGGCTCATCGGGTTCCGCACCGAGTTCCTCACCACGACGCGTGGTACCGGCATCGCCAACGCGATCTCGCACGGCTACGGCCCCTGGGCCGGACCGATCGTCACCCGCAACAACGGCTCGATCGTCGCAGACCGCTCGGGTGTTGTCACGCCGTTCGCCATCGTCAACCTGCAGGAGCGCATGTCGTTCTTCGTGGAACCGACGCAGGAGGTCTACGAAGGCATGGTCATCGGCGAGAACTCGCGCGCCGACGACATGGATGTGAACATCACCAAGGAGAAGCAGCTCACCAACATGCGCCAGTCGACGTCTGACACGTTCGAGCGCATGACCCCCTCGCGCAAGCTGACCCTCGAAGAGAGCCTCGAATTCGCTCGCGAAGACGAGTGCGTCGAGGTCACGCCCGAGTGGGTGCGCATCCGCAAGGTCGAGCTCTCGGCTCAGGCCCGCCAGCGCAGCGCGAGCCGCGTCAAGAGCCAGAACGCAAACGCCTAACCGGCACCTGCGCTTCCGTTCCACTCTGTGAGGCGGTTGCGACGAGTTGAGACACGTCTACGTGCCTCACTTTCGTCGCGGCCGCCTCACAGTTCATTAAGCGCCACGGCGCAGTGCCGTGCCGCGCCGCGCATCACACCGCGTCGGCGTATGAGTCGACGATGGAGACGTCGAGCGGTACTGTCAGCGGGAATCCGCCGAAGAGCAGCGTCGTTGCGCTGGTCGCAGCAGCGCGCAGGGCTTCAGCAACAGCCTCCGCCTGGAACTCCGGCGCATGCACGATCACCTCGTCGTGGAGGAAGAACACCAGGTGCGGCACCGATCTGAAGGGTTCGAGGGCCCGGCCCGATTCAGCCGTCGTTCCAAAAGCCGTGGTTTCAAGAGCCGCTGTTTCAAGAGCCGCGGTTCCGGGGGCGGCTGTTCTGAGGGCAGCCGCTCCGAGATAACTGAGGCGCCGCCGCAGGTCGGCCATCCAGCAGAGCGCCCAGTCGGCCGCACTGGCCTGCACGACGAAGTTGCGGGTGAATCTGCCCCAGTCGCGCGCCTGTTGACGCGCATGTTGCCGGTCGCGCTCCGATCCGGCTCCTTCCCTAGCCGCAGCCTGTGCCTCCCACCAGTCTTCACCGGGCCGGGGTGAACTCCTGCCGAGCCTCGACGTCACGATCTCGCCGCGTTCGCCGGCCCGGGCGGCGTCTTCAACGAACGCGAGGGCTGCAGGAAACGCCCGTGCCAGTCGTGGCAGCAGCCGACCACTCTCGCCCGTCGTGGCGCCGTACATCGCCCCGAGCATCGCCACCTTGGCCTGTGCGCGATTCTCGACGGCCCCGCTCGCGACGATTCCGGCATACAGGTCTGTTCCCTGGCCTGCGCGAGCCATGATGAGATCTCCAGAGACGCCGGCGAGGATTCGCGGCTCGAGCTGGGCGGCATCGGCCACCACGAGCTTCCATCCCTCGTCGGCAGTGACTGCCCGCCGCACCTGTTTCGGCAGTTGGAGGGCGCCACCCCCACGCGTTACCCAGCGGCCGGAGACGACTCCGCCCGGCACGTATTCGGGAGAGAATCGGCCGTCGCTGACCCACGCCTCCATCCACGACCATCCATTGGCGCTCAGCAGTCGCGAGAGCTTCTTGTATTCCAGCAGGGGTTCGATCACCGGATGCTCGAGCGCCTGCAGTTCCCACGACCGCGTCGTCTCGACCGTGAGCCCGGCTGCCCTGAGCGCCCTGAGTACCTCGGCAGGAGAGTCGGTGTTGAGGCCCGGCGAGCCAAGTTCGTGTTGGATGATCGTGGCCAGCTGTTCGAGACGGGCCGGGCGAAGACCGGCCGCAACCCGGGGGCCGAGAAGCTCCGTGAGCAGGGAGTCGTGCACGTCTTCGCGCCAGGGCAGACCGGCATGGGTCATCTCCGCAGCGATCAGAGCCCCGGCCGATTCGGCTGCAATGAGAAGGCGCAGGCGGTTCGGCTCGGTGGCGGCCCTGACGGTCTCGAGCTGGAGCCGAAACTCGTCGACCGTGAGCTGCGCTGAGCCAGCGGCTCCACTGCCAGCGGCTCCACTGCCAGCGGCTCCACTGTCATCGTCGTCGCTGCCCGATCCATCAGTGAAACTCAGTTCATTTCCTGAGGGCTGACGCGCAGCTGCCGGTCCCGTCGAGGTGATCGCCTCGTCCCACCTTCCGGGAGGAGACATTGCCAGGCCCGTGCTGGCTGTCAGGCTCGATGACCTCAACAGCGCCCTCGTCAGTCGAAGGTCGTGACAGCGTTCGACGCGTACGCCTGCGATGAGCATGCGTGGGTACGTCGTGGCTGTGTCGTGCCAGACCCAGCGCGGGGACTCGAGCTCGATCGCCTCGACGGCCTCGCCCAGTTCGTCGTCTGCGACGACTTCGCCCTGCTGCTCTTCTTCGCCGGAGTCGTCGAGGAACGACAGCGCGTACCCCTCGGGGCCGGCGGGAGAAACGACGACGTACATTCGTCCATTCTCGCTGCAACCACTGACGGTGATGCGCCGGCCCGCAGAAGCTCACTGGTTTGGCAGAAGTTCGCTGGGCTCACAGAATTTCATCAAGCAAGGTAACCCTAAGTAAGTGTAGGCTTACCTTCGAAGCGCTGACCCGCGTGCTTCACCCGCCCTTCGCCTACTTGGAGAGACCCTGTGCTAGCCACCTTCGTCATCGGCCTCCGCGAGGGGCTCGAGGCTGCGCTCATCGTGGGCATCATCGCCGCCTTCCTGAAACGCAACGGGCACTCGCTGAAATCGATGTGGGTCGGTGTCGGCGCCGCGCTCGTGCTGAGCCTCGCGGTGGGAATCATTCTCGAAGTGATCTCTGTCGGCCTGCCCCAGGCCCAGCAGGAGGCCATGGAGTCGATCATCGCAGCGGTCGCGGTCGTGATGGTCACCGGCATGATCATCTGGATGAGCAAGCACGCCCGCCACATGCGGAGCGAACTCGAATCCACCGCCGGTCGAGCGCTCGGCAACGGTTCCGTGCTCGCACTTTCGGGGATGGCCTTCCTCGCCGTTCTGCGAGAGGGCTTCGAGACCTCGGTCTTCCTTCTCGCGGCCTTCCAGTCGTCGGTGAGTCCGCTCGCCGCGGGGCTGGGGGCTGTTGTCGGCATCCTCGTCTCCGTGGGAATCGGTTACGCGATCTACCGCGGCGGGGTGAAGCTCGACCTCGGCAAGTTCTTCACTGTCACCGGAGTGTTCCTGGTTTTCGTCGCAGCGGGCCTGGTGATGAGTGCGCTCCGCACCGCCCACGAGGCCGGCTGGATCACGCTCGGGCAGCAGACCACGGTCGACCTCGAGTGGCTCGCTCCTGCAGGCTCGGTGCAGGCCGCCCTGCTCACCGGGGTCCTCGGAATCCCCTCTGACCCCCGCGTCATCGAAGTCCTGGGCTGGGCGCTGTACCTCGTTCCGGTGCTGCTGTTCGTGCTCTGGCCGCGCACGCTGCGCCCCGGTCTCAACGCCTACCGGCTGCAGCTGGGGCTCGCCGCTGGTCTCGCCGCGGTTGCTCTGATACTCGCGGTTGCCGTGCCGATGCCGGCTTCGCCCAGTGCTGCCGGCGAAACAACCACAGGCACCACGACTACCGGCACCACGACCACGGGCAGTGCGCCGATCGTTGCGGCCGACGGCCAGGCACTCGGTTCCGCCCAGT contains:
- the typA gene encoding translational GTPase TypA — protein: MASATRDDLRNVAIVAHVDHGKTTLVDAMLKQTNSFDAHFEGEDRMMDSNDLEREKGITILAKNTSVLYSGKHANGKNIVINVIDTPGHADFGGEVERGLSMVDGVVLLVDASEGPLPQTRFVLRKALEANLPVILLVNKTDRPDARIDEVIAESQDLLLGLASDMSDDHPDLDLDAVLDVPIVYASGRAGAASNNKPENGTLPDNDDLEPLFEAILKHVPAPVYDDEHPLQAHVTNLDASPFLGRLALLRIFNGHIKKGQQVAWVRHDGSVQNVKLTELLITKALTRFPTETAGPGDIVAIAGIEEITIGDTISDPEDVRPLPIITVDDPAISMTIGTNTSPMIGRTKGSKVTARMVKDRLDRELVGNVSLKVVDIGRPDAWEVQGRGELALAILVEQMRREGFELTVGKPQVVTKQVNGKTHEPFEHLTVDAPEEFLGAITQLLASRKGMMETMQNHGTGWVRMEFIVPSRGLIGFRTEFLTTTRGTGIANAISHGYGPWAGPIVTRNNGSIVADRSGVVTPFAIVNLQERMSFFVEPTQEVYEGMVIGENSRADDMDVNITKEKQLTNMRQSTSDTFERMTPSRKLTLEESLEFAREDECVEVTPEWVRIRKVELSAQARQRSASRVKSQNANA
- a CDS encoding bifunctional 3'-5' exonuclease/DNA polymerase — its product is MYVVVSPAGPEGYALSFLDDSGEEEQQGEVVADDELGEAVEAIELESPRWVWHDTATTYPRMLIAGVRVERCHDLRLTRALLRSSSLTASTGLAMSPPGRWDEAITSTGPAAARQPSGNELSFTDGSGSDDDDSGAAGSGAAGSGAAGSAQLTVDEFRLQLETVRAATEPNRLRLLIAAESAGALIAAEMTHAGLPWREDVHDSLLTELLGPRVAAGLRPARLEQLATIIQHELGSPGLNTDSPAEVLRALRAAGLTVETTRSWELQALEHPVIEPLLEYKKLSRLLSANGWSWMEAWVSDGRFSPEYVPGGVVSGRWVTRGGGALQLPKQVRRAVTADEGWKLVVADAAQLEPRILAGVSGDLIMARAGQGTDLYAGIVASGAVENRAQAKVAMLGAMYGATTGESGRLLPRLARAFPAALAFVEDAARAGERGEIVTSRLGRSSPRPGEDWWEAQAAAREGAGSERDRQHARQQARDWGRFTRNFVVQASAADWALCWMADLRRRLSYLGAAALRTAAPGTAALETAALETTAFGTTAESGRALEPFRSVPHLVFFLHDEVIVHAPEFQAEAVAEALRAAATSATTLLFGGFPLTVPLDVSIVDSYADAV
- the efeU gene encoding iron uptake transporter permease EfeU, whose translation is MLATFVIGLREGLEAALIVGIIAAFLKRNGHSLKSMWVGVGAALVLSLAVGIILEVISVGLPQAQQEAMESIIAAVAVVMVTGMIIWMSKHARHMRSELESTAGRALGNGSVLALSGMAFLAVLREGFETSVFLLAAFQSSVSPLAAGLGAVVGILVSVGIGYAIYRGGVKLDLGKFFTVTGVFLVFVAAGLVMSALRTAHEAGWITLGQQTTVDLEWLAPAGSVQAALLTGVLGIPSDPRVIEVLGWALYLVPVLLFVLWPRTLRPGLNAYRLQLGLAAGLAAVALILAVAVPMPASPSAAGETTTGTTTTGTTTTGSAPIVAADGQALGSAQLVTSDGVLALQSTVSGVQSTTILDASASEPGTHLGLDARSWSVTSNADVTGLSTSLTLEQLAALNGGRTPVGINRALNPGPFDATWTVAVTDQVWVAGETLLDASSQSVTTVTLSGGGLASARTVAVASADAASADTAPGSLAWAVDSTHSEAVATTVTDWLSAADEAALFKYYLPLALLLAASVLAAFGLRGLRSARRVRSVAGNEARLHSLPDPLSLPEQQSAPERQSPPEYARSVQNQELHLHDA